A portion of the Apis mellifera strain DH4 linkage group LG6, Amel_HAv3.1, whole genome shotgun sequence genome contains these proteins:
- the LOC408891 gene encoding methyl-CpG-binding domain protein 3 isoform X1 has translation MNMSVEKKKYPSALPTNWPSREEASRKSQNQLSSTGKVDVYYYSRGVRNDASLVPPIRQTASIFKQPVTIYKTQEGKVKDIKHGNQEKPKQEGADKIDGKYGSQDKPKQLFWEKRLEGLRACDPDGFEFDGMDLPKSLKPVGPYITEETLLQSVATALHVSSQPVTGQTGSKTALEKNPGVFLNPDQPLVQAVSIADEDIKRQEDRVALARKKLQDALRSIPI, from the exons ccatCGGCACTGCCAACAAATTGGCCGTCCAGAGAAGAGGCTTCGAGAAAAAGCCAAAATCAATTGTCATCTACTGGAAAAGTTGACGTTTATTATTACAG TCGCGGAGTCAGAAATGATGCATCGTTAGTACCACCGATAAGACAAACAGCATCTATATTTAAGCAACCAGTAACTATTTATAAGACGCAGGAAGGAAAAGTAAAAGATATTAAGCATGGAAATCAAGAAAAACCCAAACAA GAAGGAGCCGATAAAATTGATGGCAAATATGGCTCCCAAGATAAGCCTAAACAG tTATTTTGGGAAAAACGTTTGGAAGGTTTAAGAGCATGTGATCCAGACGGATTTGAATTCGATGGAATGGATTTACCAAAAAGTTTGAAGCCAGTTGGTCCGTATATTACGGAAGAAACTTTGCTTCAAAGCGTTGCAACTGCATTACACGTTTCGTCTCAACCAGTCACGGGACAAACGGGTTCGAAGACAGCTTTAGAGAAAAATCCCGGGGTATTTCTTAATCCCGATCAACCCCTCGTACAG GCCGTCTCGATAGCTGACGAAGACATAAAGAGGCAAGAGGATCGAGTTGCTCTAGCAAGGAAAAAGCTACAAGACGCTTTACGATCTATTCctatataa
- the LOC408891 gene encoding methyl-CpG-binding domain protein 2 isoform X4, whose translation MNMSVEKKKYPSALPTNWPSREEASRKSQNQLSSTGKVDVYYYSRGVRNDASLVPPIRQTASIFKQPVTIYKTQEGKVKDIKHGNQEKPKQLFWEKRLEGLRACDPDGFEFDGMDLPKSLKPVGPYITEETLLQSVATALHVSSQPVTGQTGSKTALEKNPGAVSIADEDIKRQEDRVALARKKLQDALRSIPI comes from the exons ccatCGGCACTGCCAACAAATTGGCCGTCCAGAGAAGAGGCTTCGAGAAAAAGCCAAAATCAATTGTCATCTACTGGAAAAGTTGACGTTTATTATTACAG TCGCGGAGTCAGAAATGATGCATCGTTAGTACCACCGATAAGACAAACAGCATCTATATTTAAGCAACCAGTAACTATTTATAAGACGCAGGAAGGAAAAGTAAAAGATATTAAGCATGGAAATCAAGAAAAACCCAAACAA tTATTTTGGGAAAAACGTTTGGAAGGTTTAAGAGCATGTGATCCAGACGGATTTGAATTCGATGGAATGGATTTACCAAAAAGTTTGAAGCCAGTTGGTCCGTATATTACGGAAGAAACTTTGCTTCAAAGCGTTGCAACTGCATTACACGTTTCGTCTCAACCAGTCACGGGACAAACGGGTTCGAAGACAGCTTTAGAGAAAAATCCCGGG GCCGTCTCGATAGCTGACGAAGACATAAAGAGGCAAGAGGATCGAGTTGCTCTAGCAAGGAAAAAGCTACAAGACGCTTTACGATCTATTCctatataa
- the LOC408891 gene encoding methyl-CpG-binding domain protein 2 isoform X3: MNMSVEKKKYPSALPTNWPSREEASRKSQNQLSSTGKVDVYYYSRGVRNDASLVPPIRQTASIFKQPVTIYKTQEGKVKDIKHGNQEKPKQLFWEKRLEGLRACDPDGFEFDGMDLPKSLKPVGPYITEETLLQSVATALHVSSQPVTGQTGSKTALEKNPGVFLNPDQPLVQAVSIADEDIKRQEDRVALARKKLQDALRSIPI, translated from the exons ccatCGGCACTGCCAACAAATTGGCCGTCCAGAGAAGAGGCTTCGAGAAAAAGCCAAAATCAATTGTCATCTACTGGAAAAGTTGACGTTTATTATTACAG TCGCGGAGTCAGAAATGATGCATCGTTAGTACCACCGATAAGACAAACAGCATCTATATTTAAGCAACCAGTAACTATTTATAAGACGCAGGAAGGAAAAGTAAAAGATATTAAGCATGGAAATCAAGAAAAACCCAAACAA tTATTTTGGGAAAAACGTTTGGAAGGTTTAAGAGCATGTGATCCAGACGGATTTGAATTCGATGGAATGGATTTACCAAAAAGTTTGAAGCCAGTTGGTCCGTATATTACGGAAGAAACTTTGCTTCAAAGCGTTGCAACTGCATTACACGTTTCGTCTCAACCAGTCACGGGACAAACGGGTTCGAAGACAGCTTTAGAGAAAAATCCCGGGGTATTTCTTAATCCCGATCAACCCCTCGTACAG GCCGTCTCGATAGCTGACGAAGACATAAAGAGGCAAGAGGATCGAGTTGCTCTAGCAAGGAAAAAGCTACAAGACGCTTTACGATCTATTCctatataa
- the LOC408891 gene encoding methyl-CpG-binding domain protein 3 isoform X2, with amino-acid sequence MNMSVEKKKYPSALPTNWPSREEASRKSQNQLSSTGKVDVYYYSRGVRNDASLVPPIRQTASIFKQPVTIYKTQEGKVKDIKHGNQEKPKQEGADKIDGKYGSQDKPKQLFWEKRLEGLRACDPDGFEFDGMDLPKSLKPVGPYITEETLLQSVATALHVSSQPVTGQTGSKTALEKNPGAVSIADEDIKRQEDRVALARKKLQDALRSIPI; translated from the exons ccatCGGCACTGCCAACAAATTGGCCGTCCAGAGAAGAGGCTTCGAGAAAAAGCCAAAATCAATTGTCATCTACTGGAAAAGTTGACGTTTATTATTACAG TCGCGGAGTCAGAAATGATGCATCGTTAGTACCACCGATAAGACAAACAGCATCTATATTTAAGCAACCAGTAACTATTTATAAGACGCAGGAAGGAAAAGTAAAAGATATTAAGCATGGAAATCAAGAAAAACCCAAACAA GAAGGAGCCGATAAAATTGATGGCAAATATGGCTCCCAAGATAAGCCTAAACAG tTATTTTGGGAAAAACGTTTGGAAGGTTTAAGAGCATGTGATCCAGACGGATTTGAATTCGATGGAATGGATTTACCAAAAAGTTTGAAGCCAGTTGGTCCGTATATTACGGAAGAAACTTTGCTTCAAAGCGTTGCAACTGCATTACACGTTTCGTCTCAACCAGTCACGGGACAAACGGGTTCGAAGACAGCTTTAGAGAAAAATCCCGGG GCCGTCTCGATAGCTGACGAAGACATAAAGAGGCAAGAGGATCGAGTTGCTCTAGCAAGGAAAAAGCTACAAGACGCTTTACGATCTATTCctatataa